A stretch of Microbulbifer bruguierae DNA encodes these proteins:
- a CDS encoding MFS transporter — translation MQQSNKLSVFEKAGFGAGDMAVNVMIAAMFYFMQYFYTDIFGLKPVHVGTLFLAARLIDAFSDPLMGLITDKFKGRHGRFRPYFLYLSIPYGFAVFLLFTTPDLDYNAKLVWAYVTYLFATLMFTGVAIPYISYIGVLTNDPQERLSANGYRMFFAKIANVVIVTSVPTLALWWGDGNPAKGYQLAMGFMSLIGVGLLMLCFFTTRERVEHIVDRQPLGQQLKLLLQNDQWLVLAGACILGTIGYALRGGVAFYYAIYYLGGTETLASKFTGAGIAASIVSMVASTWITKRFCKIKLFSWSQMLVGLISVLMFFAVSPGDIVLAFVLYIILSFVVDLHAPVFWSAIAEAVDYGHVKEGKRVSGLAFGGISFCQKAGAGLAGFITGLLLTYFNYQAGETQSEFTLTGIALMLTIIPGLFHFLLGLLMKKYIITDDYYHSLKKGHAQPSANDADGSVLNPTAT, via the coding sequence ATGCAGCAGTCGAATAAGTTGTCTGTATTCGAGAAGGCCGGCTTTGGTGCCGGCGATATGGCCGTGAATGTGATGATCGCGGCCATGTTTTATTTCATGCAGTACTTTTACACGGACATTTTCGGCCTCAAGCCGGTCCACGTTGGCACCCTGTTTCTCGCCGCCCGCTTGATTGATGCATTCAGCGATCCGCTGATGGGGCTGATCACTGACAAGTTTAAGGGCCGCCACGGCCGCTTCCGCCCCTATTTTCTGTACCTGTCCATCCCCTACGGGTTTGCGGTATTCCTGCTGTTCACTACGCCGGATCTGGACTACAACGCCAAGCTGGTATGGGCCTACGTCACCTACCTGTTTGCCACCCTGATGTTTACTGGCGTCGCCATCCCGTATATCTCCTACATCGGCGTACTGACCAACGACCCGCAGGAACGTCTGTCGGCCAACGGCTACCGTATGTTCTTCGCCAAGATTGCCAATGTGGTGATCGTGACCTCGGTGCCGACTCTGGCGCTGTGGTGGGGCGACGGCAACCCGGCCAAGGGTTACCAGCTGGCCATGGGCTTTATGTCGCTGATCGGCGTGGGCCTGCTGATGCTGTGCTTCTTCACCACCCGCGAGCGGGTAGAGCACATCGTTGATCGACAGCCTCTGGGACAACAACTGAAACTGTTGCTACAGAACGATCAGTGGCTGGTACTGGCCGGCGCCTGCATACTCGGCACCATCGGCTACGCCCTGCGTGGCGGTGTGGCCTTCTACTACGCAATTTATTATCTCGGCGGCACAGAAACCCTCGCCTCCAAATTCACCGGCGCCGGCATCGCTGCTTCCATCGTGTCCATGGTCGCCTCCACCTGGATCACCAAGCGCTTCTGTAAGATCAAGCTGTTCAGCTGGTCGCAGATGCTGGTAGGCCTGATCAGCGTACTGATGTTTTTTGCCGTATCTCCCGGCGATATCGTTCTCGCCTTTGTGCTCTATATCATTCTGTCGTTTGTGGTCGACCTGCACGCACCCGTGTTCTGGTCGGCGATTGCCGAAGCTGTGGATTACGGCCACGTAAAGGAGGGCAAGCGCGTTTCTGGTCTTGCCTTCGGCGGAATCTCTTTCTGCCAGAAAGCCGGCGCCGGACTCGCCGGATTTATCACCGGTTTACTGCTCACCTATTTCAATTACCAGGCCGGTGAAACCCAGAGCGAATTCACCCTCACCGGCATCGCCTTGATGCTCACCATCATTCCCGGCCTGTTCCACTTTCTACTCGGCCTGTTGATGAAAAAATACATCATTACCGACGACTACTACCACAGCCTGAAAAAAGGCCATGCCCAGCCCAGTGCCAACGATGCCGATGGCAGTGTATTGAATCCTACCGCAACCTGA
- a CDS encoding FadR/GntR family transcriptional regulator: MVKQVREGRPRSVHAWVAYELGTRIVTGYYTPGEYIPNEATIGEELKVSRTALREAFKILTAKGLIESRPKLGTRVRPREFWNMFDSEVLRWCFDSTPSPEFLRSLFEVREMIEPTSAALAAKRATDEQIAAVEEAYRAMEAAEPGTDQVILTDIEFHMAILRGTNNEFMVSLGESIKTALMGLFRISSSKESAYQASLPGHYAVFLGIRDRDPERARFEMKSLLSKSSRKALDHLAEEERGKVGEAV, encoded by the coding sequence ATGGTTAAGCAAGTCAGGGAAGGTCGACCGCGGAGTGTTCACGCGTGGGTGGCTTATGAGCTGGGTACCCGCATCGTGACCGGCTACTACACGCCCGGTGAATATATTCCGAACGAGGCAACCATTGGCGAAGAATTGAAAGTATCCCGCACTGCATTGCGTGAAGCGTTCAAAATTCTTACTGCCAAGGGCTTGATAGAATCCCGCCCCAAGCTTGGCACCCGGGTGCGCCCGCGGGAATTCTGGAATATGTTCGATTCCGAGGTGTTGCGCTGGTGTTTCGACTCCACCCCTTCCCCTGAATTTCTGCGCTCCCTGTTTGAGGTGCGCGAGATGATCGAGCCTACCTCTGCCGCCCTCGCGGCCAAACGTGCCACGGACGAGCAGATTGCGGCGGTCGAGGAAGCCTACCGGGCCATGGAAGCCGCGGAGCCGGGGACCGATCAGGTGATCCTGACCGATATCGAGTTCCATATGGCGATCCTGCGCGGTACCAACAATGAGTTTATGGTTTCCCTGGGGGAGTCCATCAAGACCGCACTAATGGGACTGTTTCGTATCAGCAGCTCCAAGGAATCCGCATACCAGGCTTCCCTGCCCGGCCATTACGCGGTGTTTCTGGGGATTCGCGATCGCGATCCGGAGCGTGCCCGCTTTGAGATGAAGTCCTTGCTGAGCAAGTCCTCCCGCAAGGCCCTTGATCACCTGGCGGAAGAAGAGCGTGGCAAGGTGGGTGAGGCGGTTTAA
- a CDS encoding IlvD/Edd family dehydratase, with the protein MASDKKKTVLRSANWFGTRDKNGFMYRSWMKNQGIPEHHFEGKPVIGICNTWSELTPCNAHFRKIAEHVKKGVIEAGGVPVEFPVFSSGESNLRPTAMFTRNLAAMDTEEAIRGNPIDAVVLLVGCDKTTPALLMGAASCNLPTIVVTGGPMLNGKHQGKDVGSGTLVWQAHEEYKAGNISLHEFLSAEASMSRSAGTCNTMGTASTMACMAESLGTSLPHNAAIPAVDSRRYVLAHLSGMRIVDMVHEDLTLSKVLTRDAFLNAIRTNAAIGGSTNAVIHLKAIAGRMGVDLELDDWKEGRGVPTLVNLQPSGKYLMEEFYYAGGLPAVLKRLGESGVLQKDCLTVNGKTIWENVEDAPCYNDDVIRPLDNPLVENGGICVLRGNLAPRGAVLKPSAATPELMNHRGRAVVFEDFEHYKSRVVDPDLDIDETCVMVLKNCGPKGYPGMAEVGNMGLPPKVLKKGIKDMVRISDARMSGTAFGTVVLHTAPEAMEFGPLAAVQDGDMIHLDADNGVLHLEVSDEEIAARLEKLKANRVIVSTSGYEAMYRNHVMQADEGCDFDFLVGCRGSEVPPHSH; encoded by the coding sequence ATGGCCAGTGATAAGAAAAAGACGGTTCTGCGGTCGGCCAACTGGTTTGGTACACGGGACAAGAACGGTTTCATGTACCGCAGCTGGATGAAAAATCAGGGTATTCCCGAGCACCACTTCGAAGGCAAGCCTGTCATCGGTATCTGTAATACCTGGTCGGAGCTGACCCCTTGTAACGCTCACTTTCGCAAAATTGCCGAGCACGTCAAGAAGGGCGTGATCGAAGCCGGCGGCGTGCCGGTGGAGTTCCCGGTATTTTCCAGTGGTGAATCCAACCTGCGCCCCACCGCCATGTTCACCCGTAACCTCGCCGCTATGGACACCGAGGAAGCCATTCGTGGCAATCCGATCGATGCTGTGGTGCTGCTGGTGGGCTGCGACAAAACCACCCCGGCTCTGCTGATGGGTGCTGCCAGCTGTAATCTGCCGACCATCGTGGTCACCGGTGGGCCGATGCTGAACGGCAAACACCAGGGCAAGGACGTGGGTTCCGGTACTTTGGTGTGGCAGGCCCACGAAGAGTACAAGGCCGGCAATATCTCCCTGCATGAATTCCTCAGTGCCGAAGCGAGTATGTCGCGCTCGGCCGGTACCTGTAACACTATGGGCACCGCGTCCACCATGGCCTGTATGGCGGAGTCCCTGGGTACGAGCCTGCCACACAACGCTGCGATTCCCGCGGTGGACTCCCGTCGCTATGTGCTGGCCCACCTCTCCGGGATGCGCATCGTCGACATGGTGCATGAGGATCTGACCCTGTCCAAGGTGCTGACAAGAGACGCATTCCTGAACGCCATTCGCACCAACGCGGCCATTGGCGGTTCCACCAATGCGGTCATTCACCTCAAGGCTATTGCTGGTCGTATGGGTGTTGACCTGGAGCTGGACGACTGGAAAGAAGGCCGCGGTGTCCCTACGCTGGTAAACCTGCAACCGTCTGGTAAGTACCTGATGGAAGAGTTTTACTACGCCGGTGGCTTGCCCGCAGTCCTGAAGCGCCTGGGTGAATCCGGTGTGTTGCAGAAAGACTGCCTGACCGTCAACGGCAAGACCATCTGGGAAAACGTGGAAGATGCTCCCTGCTACAACGACGATGTGATCCGTCCGCTGGACAATCCATTAGTAGAAAATGGTGGTATCTGTGTATTGCGCGGCAACCTGGCGCCTCGCGGCGCGGTACTGAAACCCTCTGCAGCGACGCCCGAATTGATGAATCACCGTGGACGCGCGGTGGTGTTTGAAGATTTCGAGCATTACAAGTCCCGCGTGGTGGATCCGGATCTGGATATCGATGAAACCTGCGTGATGGTTCTGAAAAACTGTGGGCCCAAGGGTTACCCGGGCATGGCAGAAGTGGGCAATATGGGCCTGCCGCCGAAAGTGTTGAAAAAGGGCATCAAGGATATGGTGCGTATTTCTGACGCGCGTATGAGTGGTACCGCCTTCGGTACGGTGGTATTGCACACCGCGCCGGAAGCCATGGAATTTGGTCCGTTGGCAGCGGTTCAGGACGGTGACATGATCCACCTGGACGCAGACAATGGCGTGCTGCATCTGGAAGTGTCGGACGAAGAAATCGCCGCGCGCCTGGAAAAGCTCAAGGCCAACCGGGTTATCGTCAGCACCAGTGGTTACGAAGCCATGTATCGCAACCATGTGATGCAGGCCGACGAAGGCTGTGACTTCGATTTTCTGGTGGGCTGCCGCGGCTCCGAGGTGCCACCGCACTCTCACTAA
- a CDS encoding RICIN domain-containing protein, whose translation MTFNKTRNTLCGWAIALSAILALPLAANAQPVGFASLNGGTTGGAGGSTVTVSTGTALQNAINNTSGPITIYVNGTITPGNSSDSKINVKDTQDVSIIGVGSSGRLDGIGIKIWRANNVIIQNLTIHEVDTGDKDGVSIEGPANNIWVDHNEIYASLNVDKDYYDGLIDSKSGAEYITISYNYLHDSWKASLHGSSDSDSGNRYVTFHHNRWENINSRAPLFRFGYGHIYNNYYYNVESTGINSRMGALLRVENNVFENAQNPLVSFYSDEIGYWDARNNILTNVTWEEGDGIVAGNSMASTTTYNPPYSYSLMSASEVKSHVIACAGVNKGSNCSSSSSGGSSSGGSSSGSNNGTVNGTYRIVPVHSGKAIDVTYCGNTAGTNVQQWTWLNNDCQKWNISTVDGIWHRISPVNATNLALDVDSFSTVAGGNIMLWDYWGGSNQQFRFQSAGSGKWRIINRNSELCMDVNGVSTADGANIMQWTCIAGSTNQQFELIRQ comes from the coding sequence ATGACTTTTAATAAAACCAGAAACACTCTGTGCGGTTGGGCCATAGCCCTGTCTGCAATATTAGCGCTGCCACTGGCAGCGAACGCGCAACCGGTGGGCTTCGCCAGCCTAAACGGCGGAACTACCGGTGGCGCTGGCGGCAGCACGGTGACTGTAAGTACCGGTACCGCCTTGCAGAATGCCATCAATAATACCAGCGGCCCGATCACCATTTACGTCAACGGCACCATCACGCCAGGTAACTCTTCAGACAGCAAGATCAATGTGAAAGACACCCAGGATGTGTCCATCATCGGCGTCGGCAGCAGCGGCCGTTTGGATGGCATCGGCATCAAGATCTGGCGGGCAAACAATGTGATCATCCAGAACCTCACCATCCACGAAGTGGACACCGGGGACAAGGATGGGGTCAGCATCGAGGGACCGGCAAATAACATCTGGGTTGACCACAATGAGATTTATGCGTCCCTGAATGTCGATAAGGATTATTACGATGGACTTATAGACAGCAAAAGCGGCGCCGAGTACATCACGATTTCCTATAACTATCTGCACGACAGCTGGAAAGCTTCCCTACACGGTTCCTCCGACAGCGACAGTGGCAATCGCTATGTGACCTTCCACCACAACCGCTGGGAAAACATCAACTCCCGCGCACCGCTGTTTCGCTTCGGCTACGGCCACATTTACAACAATTACTACTACAACGTGGAAAGTACCGGCATCAACTCGCGCATGGGCGCGCTGTTGCGGGTGGAAAACAATGTGTTTGAAAACGCCCAGAACCCGTTGGTATCTTTCTACAGTGACGAGATCGGCTACTGGGATGCGCGCAATAACATCCTAACCAATGTCACCTGGGAAGAAGGCGACGGCATAGTGGCAGGCAACAGTATGGCGTCCACTACCACCTATAACCCGCCCTACAGCTACAGCCTGATGTCCGCCAGCGAAGTGAAGTCTCACGTCATCGCCTGTGCCGGCGTCAACAAGGGGAGCAATTGCAGCTCCAGCTCATCCGGAGGATCCAGCAGTGGCGGCAGTTCCAGTGGCAGCAATAACGGCACCGTCAACGGCACTTACCGCATAGTGCCCGTCCACAGTGGCAAGGCTATCGACGTAACCTACTGCGGCAACACCGCCGGCACCAATGTGCAACAGTGGACCTGGCTGAATAACGACTGCCAGAAGTGGAACATCTCCACCGTCGACGGAATCTGGCACCGTATTTCCCCGGTCAATGCGACTAATCTGGCGCTGGATGTGGACTCTTTCTCCACCGTCGCCGGAGGCAACATCATGTTGTGGGACTACTGGGGCGGCAGCAATCAACAGTTCCGCTTCCAGAGCGCCGGTAGCGGCAAATGGCGAATCATCAACCGCAACAGCGAGCTGTGCATGGACGTCAACGGGGTTTCCACCGCTGACGGTGCCAACATTATGCAGTGGACCTGTATCGCCGGCAGCACCAACCAGCAGTTTGAACTGATCCGGCAGTAA
- a CDS encoding glycoside hydrolase family 43 protein → MIPEKTAEPLVQPLIEQRADPYIYKHSDGFYYFVASVPQYDRLELRRADTIAGLASAEKVTVWTKPDTGPYSDLIWAPEIHHVAIEGQPPTWAIYFAAAPSREIKHDLFQHRMYALTTTDANPLEAEWNLSQVDSGIDTFCLDATVFEHKGKHYYLWAQKGPGIPGNSNLYIAEMDSPTSIVGEPVLLTKPEYDWEVIGFLVNEGPAVIKKNGRIFIGYSASATNHKYCMGLLWADENAELLDPASWEKSPKPVLESCYERGIYGPGHNSFTVSEDGSEDILVFHARTYTEIVGDPLWDPNRHTFVKVIRWNAEGFPEFGKPSEP, encoded by the coding sequence GTGATTCCAGAAAAAACCGCAGAGCCTTTAGTGCAACCACTTATTGAACAGCGCGCTGATCCCTATATTTACAAACACAGCGATGGCTTTTACTACTTCGTCGCCTCTGTGCCCCAGTACGATCGCCTCGAGCTGCGCCGTGCAGACACCATCGCCGGACTCGCCAGCGCGGAAAAGGTCACCGTGTGGACCAAACCGGACACCGGCCCCTATTCCGACTTGATCTGGGCACCGGAAATTCACCACGTCGCCATCGAAGGCCAGCCCCCGACCTGGGCAATCTACTTCGCCGCCGCACCGTCACGGGAAATCAAACACGATCTGTTCCAGCATCGCATGTATGCACTGACCACCACCGATGCGAACCCCCTTGAGGCGGAATGGAATCTCAGTCAGGTAGATTCCGGTATCGATACCTTCTGTCTGGACGCCACGGTGTTCGAGCACAAAGGCAAACACTACTACCTGTGGGCTCAGAAAGGACCGGGTATTCCCGGCAACTCCAACCTGTATATCGCAGAAATGGACTCGCCAACTTCCATTGTCGGCGAGCCGGTTCTGCTGACGAAACCCGAATACGATTGGGAAGTGATCGGCTTTCTGGTAAACGAAGGTCCCGCAGTAATCAAGAAAAACGGCCGTATTTTTATTGGTTACTCCGCCAGCGCAACCAACCACAAATATTGCATGGGCCTGTTGTGGGCCGATGAGAATGCCGAGTTGCTGGATCCGGCAAGCTGGGAAAAATCTCCCAAACCGGTATTGGAGAGCTGCTATGAACGGGGTATCTATGGCCCCGGCCATAATAGCTTTACGGTCTCCGAAGACGGCAGTGAAGATATTTTGGTGTTCCACGCCCGCACTTATACCGAAATCGTCGGCGATCCCCTGTGGGATCCCAATCGCCACACCTTCGTCAAAGTAATTCGCTGGAATGCGGAGGGCTTTCCGGAATTTGGCAAACCGTCTGAGCCCTGA
- the araD1 gene encoding AraD1 family protein, whose amino-acid sequence MRLIQFSTESGQRAVGAVVDNNTIEQLKDVETVYQLAQRALESGTSLETLASTLLSDQRLDYQNIIDQGRLLAPIDHPEPTQLMVAGTGLTHLGSADTRAAMHAQNSTSKVEEMTDTMKMFKMGVEGGKPVNGETGVQPEWFYKGDGDCVIAPEQAIPSPSFALDAGEEPEIAGIYINDTEGNPRRIGFAIGNELSDHVTERQNYLYLAHSKLRHCSFGPELLVGELPAHIEGTSRIRRNGEVIWEKNFLSGEDNMSHTIKNLEDHHFKYNNFCRPGHVHVHFFGTATLSFGDGIKPEAGDCFEIESTTFGRALRNPLNVVERKIPTVKAL is encoded by the coding sequence ATGAGACTGATCCAGTTCAGCACCGAAAGCGGCCAACGCGCAGTGGGCGCCGTGGTCGACAATAACACCATTGAGCAACTGAAAGACGTTGAAACCGTTTACCAGCTGGCACAACGCGCACTGGAATCCGGCACATCACTAGAGACCCTGGCCAGTACCCTGCTTTCAGACCAGCGACTCGACTATCAAAACATTATCGACCAGGGCCGCCTGCTGGCGCCCATCGACCACCCAGAGCCCACCCAGTTGATGGTCGCCGGCACCGGCCTGACCCACCTGGGTAGTGCCGACACCCGCGCTGCGATGCACGCACAGAACTCCACCAGTAAAGTGGAAGAGATGACCGACACCATGAAAATGTTCAAAATGGGTGTCGAAGGCGGCAAGCCAGTCAACGGCGAAACCGGTGTACAACCAGAGTGGTTCTACAAGGGCGACGGCGACTGCGTGATCGCCCCGGAACAGGCAATCCCCAGCCCGTCATTTGCCCTGGACGCCGGTGAAGAACCGGAAATCGCCGGTATCTATATCAATGACACTGAGGGCAATCCACGCCGAATTGGCTTTGCCATCGGCAACGAACTCTCCGATCACGTCACCGAGCGGCAGAATTACCTGTATCTCGCCCACTCCAAACTCCGCCACTGCTCGTTCGGCCCGGAATTATTAGTTGGCGAACTGCCAGCACATATTGAGGGCACCTCTCGCATCCGGCGCAACGGCGAAGTCATCTGGGAAAAGAATTTCCTGAGCGGCGAGGACAATATGTCCCACACCATCAAAAACCTGGAAGATCACCACTTCAAATACAACAATTTCTGTCGTCCCGGCCACGTGCATGTGCACTTCTTCGGCACCGCCACCCTGAGTTTCGGAGACGGTATTAAGCCTGAAGCCGGTGATTGTTTCGAAATCGAATCCACTACCTTCGGCCGCGCCCTGCGTAACCCACTCAACGTGGTGGAGCGCAAAATTCCGACGGTGAAAGCGCTGTAA
- a CDS encoding SDR family NAD(P)-dependent oxidoreductase, which translates to MTLTNQYPSLKGKTVFVSGGGSGIGASLVESFCQQGAKVAFVDIQEDVSAALVDRLGGVPGNGEVRFYPCDLTDIERLQSLIALAASELGAISVLINNAANDTRHDFQNVSPEQWDKCLAVNLRHHFFAAQAVYPYMKELGAGSIINLGSMSWHAGQGGMPGYTSSKAAIEGLTRGLARDMGPDRIRVNCLVPGWVMTEKQLNERVDEVAREAIDKGQSVKDPLMPESISAMALFLASDDASMCTAQNFIVDGGWI; encoded by the coding sequence ATGACGCTGACCAATCAATATCCAAGCCTGAAAGGCAAAACCGTATTTGTTTCCGGCGGAGGCTCTGGCATCGGCGCCAGTCTGGTGGAATCCTTCTGTCAGCAGGGCGCCAAAGTGGCGTTCGTGGATATTCAGGAAGATGTCTCCGCGGCACTGGTGGACAGGCTCGGCGGCGTGCCGGGGAATGGTGAAGTCCGCTTTTATCCCTGTGACCTCACCGACATCGAGCGCCTGCAGTCACTTATTGCTCTGGCTGCATCTGAGTTGGGGGCGATTTCCGTGCTGATCAACAATGCTGCTAACGATACTCGCCATGATTTTCAGAACGTCAGTCCGGAACAGTGGGATAAGTGCCTGGCGGTCAATTTGCGCCACCATTTTTTCGCCGCCCAGGCGGTGTATCCGTACATGAAAGAGCTGGGTGCCGGCTCCATTATCAACCTGGGTTCCATGAGCTGGCACGCGGGACAGGGTGGGATGCCGGGTTACACCAGTTCCAAAGCGGCCATCGAGGGCCTGACCCGCGGGCTTGCCCGGGATATGGGTCCGGATCGCATCCGCGTGAACTGCCTGGTGCCCGGTTGGGTGATGACCGAAAAACAACTGAACGAGCGGGTAGACGAAGTCGCGCGCGAAGCCATCGACAAGGGGCAGAGTGTGAAAGACCCCTTGATGCCGGAAAGCATCAGTGCAATGGCACTGTTCCTCGCCTCGGACGATGCCAGCATGTGTACCGCGCAGAACTTTATCGTCGACGGCGGCTGGATCTAA